A single genomic interval of Labeo rohita strain BAU-BD-2019 chromosome 13, IGBB_LRoh.1.0, whole genome shotgun sequence harbors:
- the LOC127175465 gene encoding gamma-aminobutyric acid receptor subunit pi isoform X2, translating to MTFFSSLFTLLLISRFLENSLLSAEVKEGEILPPTIQKLMKGYNKYLRPFFDNGPVTVGMSLDIASIDTISEINMDYTATIFLRQRWTDERLVFEGNKSLSLDGRLVELLWVPDTFIVDSKKSFLHDITVENRLIRIFPNGTVLYALRITTTVACNMDLTKYPMDKQTCTLQLESWGYNINDVMFYWARGNESVSGLDTLKLAQYTVEDHYTSVSEAVYETGNYPKLIFHFELKRSILYFILETYVPSSLLVVLSWVSFWISQSSVPARICIGVTTVLTMTTLMMGARTSLPNANCFIKAIDVYLGICFSFIFGALIEYAVAHFCTLHHPDCNSALMVREEPLCLHHHHHHSVFIIVCAVFKVRSSHARL from the exons GTTTCTGGAGAACTCTCTGCTCAGCGCCGAGGTGAAAGAGGGAGAGATTCTTCCTCCGACCATCCAGAAGCTGATGAAGGGATACAACAAATACCTCCGGCCTTTTTTTGACA ATGGTCCCGTCACGGTGGGCATGAGTTTAGACATCGCCAGCATTGATACCATTTCAGAGATCAACATG GACTACACGGCCACAATCTTCCTCCGGCAGCGCTGGACGGACGAGCGTCTGGTGTTTGAAGGTAATAAGAGTTTAAGTCTGGACGGGCGACTGGTGGAGCTGCTGTGGGTCCCAGACACATTTATAGTGGACTCCAAGAAATCCTTCCTCCACGACATCACAGTGGAGAACCGACTGATCCGGATCTTTCCCAACGGGACGGTTCTCTATGCGCTCCG gATCACCACGACAGTGGCCTGCAACATGGATCTGACCAAATATCCCATGGACAAACAGACGTGCACCTTACAACTGGAGAGCT GGGGTTATAACATCAATGACGTGATGTTTTATTGGGCGCGTGGGAACGAGTCTGTGAGCGGTTTGGACACGCTGAAACTGGCTCAGTACACCGTAGAGGATCATTACACTTCTGTGTCTGAGGCCGTATATGAGACAG GAAATTATCCCAAGCTGATCTTTCATTTCGAGCTGAAGAGGAGCATCCTGTACTTCATTCTGGAGACATACGTGCCGTCCAGCCTGCTGGTGGTTTTGTCCTGGGTCTCTTTCTGGATCAGTCAATCATCCGTCCCCGCTCGCATCTGCATAG GTGTGACGACCGTCCTGACGATGACCACGCTGATGATGGGCGCACGGACGTCTCTGCCCAATGCCAACTGCTTCATCAAGGCCATTGATGTGTACCTGGGTATTTGCTTCAGCTTCATCTTTGGAGCGCTGATAGAGTACGCCGTGGCCCACTTCTGCACTCTACACCACCCCGACTGCAACAGCGCACTTATGGTAAGAGAGGAACCTCTTtgccttcatcatcatcatcatcatagtGTGTTCATCATCgtctgtgctgttttcaaaG TACGGTCATCACATGCACGATTGTGA
- the LOC127175465 gene encoding gamma-aminobutyric acid receptor subunit pi isoform X1: MTFFSSLFTLLLISRFLENSLLSAEVKEGEILPPTIQKLMKGYNKYLRPFFDNGPVTVGMSLDIASIDTISEINMDYTATIFLRQRWTDERLVFEGNKSLSLDGRLVELLWVPDTFIVDSKKSFLHDITVENRLIRIFPNGTVLYALRITTTVACNMDLTKYPMDKQTCTLQLESWGYNINDVMFYWARGNESVSGLDTLKLAQYTVEDHYTSVSEAVYETGNYPKLIFHFELKRSILYFILETYVPSSLLVVLSWVSFWISQSSVPARICIGVTTVLTMTTLMMGARTSLPNANCFIKAIDVYLGICFSFIFGALIEYAVAHFCTLHHPDCNSALMYGHHMHDCEEEMNGIVTTIASNSSRLKRRKDSPSPAPTATAAGEPGLAPSSPTTSEPKTAEVPSELFSRCAKNISVLRKILRSINCCHVENPHYIDNYSRLTFPLSFIIVNLLYWTYYLYF; encoded by the exons GTTTCTGGAGAACTCTCTGCTCAGCGCCGAGGTGAAAGAGGGAGAGATTCTTCCTCCGACCATCCAGAAGCTGATGAAGGGATACAACAAATACCTCCGGCCTTTTTTTGACA ATGGTCCCGTCACGGTGGGCATGAGTTTAGACATCGCCAGCATTGATACCATTTCAGAGATCAACATG GACTACACGGCCACAATCTTCCTCCGGCAGCGCTGGACGGACGAGCGTCTGGTGTTTGAAGGTAATAAGAGTTTAAGTCTGGACGGGCGACTGGTGGAGCTGCTGTGGGTCCCAGACACATTTATAGTGGACTCCAAGAAATCCTTCCTCCACGACATCACAGTGGAGAACCGACTGATCCGGATCTTTCCCAACGGGACGGTTCTCTATGCGCTCCG gATCACCACGACAGTGGCCTGCAACATGGATCTGACCAAATATCCCATGGACAAACAGACGTGCACCTTACAACTGGAGAGCT GGGGTTATAACATCAATGACGTGATGTTTTATTGGGCGCGTGGGAACGAGTCTGTGAGCGGTTTGGACACGCTGAAACTGGCTCAGTACACCGTAGAGGATCATTACACTTCTGTGTCTGAGGCCGTATATGAGACAG GAAATTATCCCAAGCTGATCTTTCATTTCGAGCTGAAGAGGAGCATCCTGTACTTCATTCTGGAGACATACGTGCCGTCCAGCCTGCTGGTGGTTTTGTCCTGGGTCTCTTTCTGGATCAGTCAATCATCCGTCCCCGCTCGCATCTGCATAG GTGTGACGACCGTCCTGACGATGACCACGCTGATGATGGGCGCACGGACGTCTCTGCCCAATGCCAACTGCTTCATCAAGGCCATTGATGTGTACCTGGGTATTTGCTTCAGCTTCATCTTTGGAGCGCTGATAGAGTACGCCGTGGCCCACTTCTGCACTCTACACCACCCCGACTGCAACAGCGCACTTATG TACGGTCATCACATGCACGATTGTGAGGAGGAGATGAACGGCATCGTCACCACCATCGCCAGCAATTCCTCTCGGCTCAAGCGGCGCAAAGACTCTCCGTCTCCTGCACCCACGGCCACCGCCGCCGGAGAGCCAGGTCTTGCGCCCTCCAGCCCGACCACCAGCGAACCCAAGACCGCTGAGGTCCCGTCTGAGCTGTTTAGCCGCTGTGCCAAAAACATCTCTGTCCTGAGGAAGATCTTGAGATCCATTAACTGTTGTCATGTGGAAAACCCACATTATATAGACAATTACTCACGGTTAACCTTCCCTCTGTCGTTCATCATCGTGAATCTGCTCTACTGGACCTATTACCTGTACTTTTAA